The Malus domestica chromosome 13, GDT2T_hap1 genome includes a window with the following:
- the LOC103453236 gene encoding uncharacterized protein — protein MGAVPSTPRWGSSSSSSASRPLDTVEYLISTFIGDESFPLSSDFWNKLLQLPLNLHWQPDRVHQACQTLAQNNYRTRHLAKILIHMARCLQESISTSSGAPSIVYMKAVNAVYISSIFLKYFIENAKDEKIEELHLSLDESEPMPTDITKDLNTQEFVMHSVLSFIGSIDVSPDTYLLHLELLNFMLVAMSTQLLSGPSPGPEDVNPFIDAAMSQESSLVLLVVRRLLLSYISGPSISLNSASYSVYSEGSQPGVLQRVGSAAANFMLLPFNFLVSSSGEGSRSLLADCSLHVLLILIHYHKCVEGIEPITDKSNDTTASDSLLKGSTHFSDNPYCKALEHATDVEFDRADTEGNVHVGPVLRLPFASLFDALGMYLADEAAALLLYSLLQGNAGFLEYVLVRTDLDTLLMPILEALYNASKRTSNQIYMLLIILLILSQDSSFNASIHKLILPSVPWYKERLLHQTSLGSLMVITLIRTVQYNLSKLRDVYLHTTCLATLANMAPHVHRLSAYSSQRLVSLFDMLSRKYNKLAEMRDNQMRLAKGNSFEGNGLADDTSTEMHIYTDFLRLVLEILNAILTYALPRNPEVVYAIMHRQEVFQPFRNHPRFSELLENIYTVLDFFNSRMDAQNTDGEWSVEKVLQVIIINCRSWRGEGMKMFTQLRFTYEQESHPEEFFIPYLWQLVLSRCTLGFNPRSINLFTVDPPSEKQSDYEVESSDHVNGESAKQAVFLDP, from the exons ATGGGAGCCGTGCCTTCTACGCCGCGATggggcagcagcagcagcagctccGCCTCGCGCCCACTTGACACGGTGGAGTACCTGATTAGCACCTTCATCGGCGACGAGTCGTTTCCGTTATCTTCCGATTTCTGGAACAAACTCCTCCAACTCCCTCTCAATCTACACTGGCAGCCTGACCGCGTTCATCAAGCTTGCCAAACTCTCG CACAAAACAACTATCGTACCAGGCATCTTGCAAAGATTTTGATCCACATGGCACGGTGTTTGCAAGAATCAATTTCAACCTCTTCTGGTGCGCCTTCTATTGTTTATATGAAGGCTGTAAATGCAGTGTACATCTCATCCATCTTTCTAAAGTACTTCATTGAAAATGCAAAGGATGAGAAGATTGAAGAGTTGCATTTATCCCTTGATGAAAGTGAACCAATGCCAACTGATATTACAAAAG ATTTAAACACTCAGGAATTTGTTATGCATAGTGTGCTTAGCTTTATTGGGTCAATAGATGTAAG TCCTGATACATACCTCCTTCATTTGGAGCTGCTTAACTTCATGCTGGTTGCGATGTCAACTCAACTTCTTTCTGGGCCATCTCCAGGACCGGAAGATGTGAACCCATTCATCGATGCAGCAATGTCTCAG GAAAGTTCTTTGGTTCTCTTGGTTGTCCGTAGACTGCTCCTCAGTTACATTTCAGGACCTTCCATATCCCTAAATAGTGCATCTTATTCTGTATATTCTGAAGGAAGTCAGCCTGGTGTTTTACAAAGAGTTGGATCTGCAGCTG CAAATTTCATGTTATTGCCATTCAACTTTCTTGTCAGTTCAAGTGGTGAAGGCTCAAGAAGTCTGTTGGCAGACTGCAGTCTCCACGTGCTACTTATTCTCATTCATTATCATAAATGTGTTGAGGGCATTGAACCAATTACAGATAAAAGTAATGATACAACTGCTTCAGATTCCCTTTTGAAAGGGAGTACACATTTTTCTGACAACCCTTACTGCAAGGCCTTAGAACATGCAACAGATGTTGAAT TTGATCGGGCAGATACTGAGGGTAATGTACATGTTGGTCCAGTTTTGAGGTTACCTTTTGCGTCTCTGTTCGATGCTCTTGGGAT GTACTTGGCTGATGAGGCTGCTGCTCTTTTGCTTTACTCTTTGTTGCAAGGGAATGCCGGCTTTCTGGAGTATGTCTTGGTGCGAACTGATTTGGATACACTG TTGATGCCTATACTGGAAGCTTTATACAATGCTTCAAAGAGGACGTCTAATCAAATCTACATGTTGCTTATTATTCTTCTCATACTTAGTCAGGATTCTTCTTTTAATGCCAGCATTCACAAATTG ATACTTCCTAGTGTTCCCTGGTATAAAGAACGTCTCCTCCATCAAACATCTCTTGGTTCCTTAATGGTCATTACGCTGATACGGACAGTGCAGTATAACCTATCGAAGTTGCGG GATGTTTATCTCCATACAACTTGTCTGGCAACTTTGGCAAACATGGCACCTCATGTCCACCGTTTGAGTGCATACTCATCCCAGAGATTGGTCAGCCTTTTTGATATGCTCTCTCGAAA GTATAACAAATTAGCAGAAATGCGAGATAATCAGATGCGATTAGCCAAAGGCAACTCATTTGAAGGAAATGGCCTTGCAGATGATACA TCAACGGAGATGCATATATATACCGACTTCTTGAGACTAGTTCTTGAAATATTAAATGCAATTTTGACTTATGCCCTGCCACGAAATCCTGAG GTTGTATATGCAATAATGCACAGGCAGGAGGTTTTTCAGCCTTTCAGGAATCATCCACGCTTCAGCGAGCTGCTTGAAAACATCTACACT GTGTTAGATTTTTTCAATAGTCGCATGGATGCCCAGAATACGGATGGTGAATGGTCAGTAGAGAAAGTACTCCAAGTCATAATAATTAATTGCAGATCATGGCGGGGTGAAGGGATGAAg ATGTTCACTCAGTTGCGGTTCACATATGAACAAGAGAGTCATCCGGAGGAGTTCTTTATTCCATACCTGTGGCAGCTAGTTCTATCTCGCTG caCACTCGGTTTCAACCCTCGATCCATAAATTTGTTTACAGTTGATCCTCCATCCGAA AAACAGAGTGATTATGAAGTGGAATCCAGCGATCATGTTAATGGAGAGTCGGCCAAGCAAGCAGTCTTTCTTGATCCGTAG